TGGCGGCACGTGGCGTTCATCGAGCAGACCCGCACCGTCGACCTGCCGATGCCGACGTTCGGCCGGCCCGGTGACGACCGGCAGGACTCCGGCCGCTCCGTCACCGACGGCCCGGACGACGGGAGCCTGGCGGCGGCGCAGCAGTCCAGCGTGCTCAACGCCGAGGCGCTGAGCGAGTTCGACCCGCAGACCGGGCAGTCGGGTACCGACAAGCAGATCCGCTGGCTGATGAGCTCCGACGTCTGCAAGCACTGCACGCACGCCGGGTGCCTCGACGTCTGCCCGACCGGGGCGCTGTTCCGCACCGAGTTCGGCACCGTCGTCGTCCAGGGCGACATCTGCAACGGCTGCGGCTACTGCGTGCCGTCCTGCCCCTACGGCGTCATCGAGCAGCGCAAGGGCGACGGCCGGGTCTTCAAGTGCACGATGTGCTACGACCGGCTGACCGACGGCCTGCAGCCGGCGTGCGCGACCGCCTGCCCGACGCAGTCGATCCAGTTCGGCAACCTCGACGAGCTGCAGGCCCGCGCCGACGCGCGGCTGGCCACGCTCAAGGGGCAGGGCGTGGAGACCGCCCGGCTCTACGGGCGCGACGAGGACGACGGCGTCGGCGGCGCGGGGGCGTTCTTCCTGCTGCTCGACGAGCCGGAGGTCTACGGCCTGCCGCCGGACCCGGTCGTCACCACGCGCGACCTGCCCGCCATGTGGAGGTCGGCCGGAGCGGCCGCGGTGATGATCCTCGGCGTCGCGCTGTCGGCCGTCGTCGGGTCGAGGAGGCCCCGGTGACGGAGGGCATCACGACCCCCGGCGCCGGCTGGCGGCGGGCGGACGGGCCGCCGGCGCA
This region of Geodermatophilus bullaregiensis genomic DNA includes:
- a CDS encoding 4Fe-4S dicluster domain-containing protein — translated: MTSISSASPAFTGRDPDNRLFGPLPDVQHEAGYDADHPARVGFFTDTSVCIGCKACEVACKEWNKLPMDDSHGVRDAMGLSGMSYDNTGQLGANSWRHVAFIEQTRTVDLPMPTFGRPGDDRQDSGRSVTDGPDDGSLAAAQQSSVLNAEALSEFDPQTGQSGTDKQIRWLMSSDVCKHCTHAGCLDVCPTGALFRTEFGTVVVQGDICNGCGYCVPSCPYGVIEQRKGDGRVFKCTMCYDRLTDGLQPACATACPTQSIQFGNLDELQARADARLATLKGQGVETARLYGRDEDDGVGGAGAFFLLLDEPEVYGLPPDPVVTTRDLPAMWRSAGAAAVMILGVALSAVVGSRRPR